Proteins encoded by one window of Candidatus Angelobacter sp.:
- the infC gene encoding translation initiation factor IF-3: MSHFPPRRFAPREPQHRRNGKIRAREIRVLDENKQQLGVMSLSDALRLAQNKGLDLIEIAPTATPPVCRIVDYGKFRYEESKKAKESHGRQSGSKMKELQISAVIDPHDFGVKLAHAIEFLSDDIKVRVKLRFKGRQKAHKEIGFDVMNRFVLAAGAYGHADSPPKMLGDRDLNVLLTPLPRDKRPKKADAPSAAEPPNDRPAPQTGASG; this comes from the coding sequence TTGAGCCACTTTCCTCCGCGTCGCTTCGCACCTCGGGAACCCCAGCATCGTAGAAACGGAAAGATTCGCGCCCGCGAAATCCGGGTTCTCGACGAAAACAAACAACAGCTCGGCGTCATGTCGCTCAGCGACGCCCTGCGCCTGGCCCAAAACAAGGGGCTGGATCTCATTGAAATCGCCCCCACCGCCACGCCGCCGGTGTGCCGCATCGTTGATTACGGCAAATTCCGTTACGAGGAATCCAAGAAGGCGAAGGAATCGCACGGCCGCCAGTCCGGCAGCAAGATGAAGGAGCTACAGATCAGCGCCGTGATTGATCCGCACGATTTCGGAGTGAAGCTCGCCCATGCCATCGAGTTCCTTTCCGACGACATCAAGGTGAGGGTCAAACTGCGGTTCAAAGGACGCCAGAAGGCCCACAAGGAAATCGGCTTCGACGTCATGAACCGGTTTGTGCTCGCGGCCGGCGCGTACGGCCATGCCGATTCGCCCCCCAAAATGCTCGGTGACCGGGACCTGAACGTCCTGCTCACTCCCCTGCCCCGCGACAAGCGACCGAAAAAAGCGGATGCTCCATCAGCAGCGGAACCGCCGAACGACCGGCCCGCTCCGCAGACTGGCGCGTCCGGCTGA